The Mytilus galloprovincialis chromosome 4, xbMytGall1.hap1.1, whole genome shotgun sequence genome contains a region encoding:
- the LOC143070579 gene encoding GTPase IMAP family member 9-like, whose protein sequence is MAAEMIHKRDDNEENRWKTDLQTIIKNELRVLIIGKSGHGKSETGNTLLGKQVFDSGLSPNPETTRFRFGTKVINNRNIVIVDGPGLFFDSGFTEVNMKKELAKATALLAPGPNVFILIVGLNKFDESEIRAIDMYKNAFGEELMKYLIVVFTRGDELIRNGLLIKDYVNKFEEGPVKTFLADCENRYTSINNIATADIKDKEANRILEMIFALEIQNGGKIYQNAEFIKAEKEVDNRIKEMVNKSTESLTHDAILALRASVRSEIVEEASWFKTMMGTLIVGFGTAIAFYLSGPGAVVGGMALVTRIAKSFPKRL, encoded by the exons ATGGCAGCGGAGATGATACATAAAAGAGATGATAATGAAGAAAATAGATGGAAGACtg ATCTTCAGACCATAATAAAAAACGAATTAAGAGTTTTAATAATCGGCAAGAGCGGTCATGGAAAAAGTGAAACTGGAAACACACTTCTAGGAAAACAAGTATTTGATTCAGGTCTTTCGCCTAATCCTGAGACCACAAGATTTCGCTTTGGTACAAAAGTAATCAATAATCGGAATATTGTTATTGTTGATGGACCAGGATTATTTTTTGATAGTGGTTTCACTGAAGTAAACATGAAGAAAGAGCTGGCAAAGGCAACTGCGTTACTTGCGCCTGGTCCGAATGTATTTATACTAATTGTTGGTTTAAATAAATTTGACGAGTCGGAAATAAGAGCAATAGATATGTACAAAAACGCTTTTGGTGAAGAACTGATGAAATATCTCATAGTAGTTTTTACAAGAGGAGACGAATTGATAAGAAATGGTTTATTAATTAAGGATTATGTAAACAAGTTTGAAGAAGGTCCGGTGAAGACATTTCTTGCTGATTGCGAAAATCGTTATACTTCCATTAATAACATTGCAACAGCTGATATTAAAGACAAAGAAGCAAATCGCATTCTTGAAATGATTTTCGCATTGGAAATACAAAACGGGGGAAAGATTTACCAAAATGCGGAGTTTATCAAAGCAGAGAAAGAGGTCGACAACAGAATTAAAGAAATGGTCAATAAATCCACTGAATCGTTAACTCATGATGCCATACTAGCTTTGAGAGCATCTGTGCGTAGCGAAATTGTAGAAGAAGCGAGTTGGTTTAAGACGATGATGGGTACTTTAATTGTAGGTTTTGGGACAGCAATCGCATTTTATTTAAGTGGACCTGGGGCTGTGGTAGGTGGCATGGCTTTGGTAACCAGAATAGCAAAATCATTTCCGAAACGCTTGTAA